In Myxococcus stipitatus, the following are encoded in one genomic region:
- a CDS encoding acyl-CoA synthetase, protein MTPSSPRNMRDYAATHRDFRWERPEHFNFSTDVVDRHAAERPESLALLWSDESGRGERFTWQGVRQRSVHAAQFLAGLGLKKGDRVFIMMPRIPEWWFLVLGCIRAGIVFMPGTPMLTVKDIRYRLVAAEANAVIADVSCLDHFEGLVGTGRVETWIAVGEGAPSPWVRYQPGTLGTAAHGETFAPTRAEDPLLIYFTSGTTGMPKMVLHTHASYGMGHVITGRYWLDLTPEDRHLTLSDTGWAKCAWGKLFGPWSQGACNVVYDFRGRFDAPKLLKVLAHQKVTTFCAPPTAWRAMVLQDLKSFDLTSLRHTVSAGEPLNPEVIETWKAATGLHIREGYGQTETVVLVGMFPAVEPRMGSMGKPSPGFTVSVIDDAGQEVKDGQEGDIAVRVAPERPVGLFQEYLGDAAANAACRRGDWYVTGDRAVRDAEGYFWFVGRADDVIKTSGYRVGPFEVESALLEHEAVAESAVIGVPDEKIGQRVKAFVVLAPGFKPSQELAKELQEHVKHTTAPYKYPRDVEFVTELPKTVSGKIRRAELRATPPKPG, encoded by the coding sequence ATGACTCCCTCTTCGCCCCGCAACATGCGCGACTACGCGGCCACCCATCGCGACTTCCGGTGGGAGCGGCCCGAGCACTTCAACTTCTCCACGGATGTGGTGGACCGGCACGCCGCCGAGCGCCCGGAGTCACTCGCGCTCTTGTGGTCCGACGAGTCTGGCCGGGGAGAGCGCTTCACGTGGCAGGGCGTGCGGCAGCGTTCGGTGCACGCGGCGCAGTTCCTCGCGGGACTGGGGCTGAAGAAGGGGGACCGGGTCTTCATCATGATGCCCCGGATTCCCGAGTGGTGGTTCCTGGTGCTGGGCTGCATTCGCGCGGGCATCGTCTTCATGCCCGGGACACCCATGCTCACCGTCAAGGACATCCGCTACCGCCTGGTGGCGGCGGAGGCGAACGCGGTCATCGCGGATGTGAGCTGCCTGGACCACTTCGAGGGGCTGGTGGGGACGGGCCGCGTGGAGACGTGGATTGCGGTGGGCGAGGGGGCTCCCTCGCCGTGGGTCCGCTACCAGCCGGGCACGTTGGGCACGGCCGCGCATGGGGAGACGTTCGCTCCGACGCGGGCGGAGGACCCGTTGCTCATCTACTTCACGTCCGGCACCACGGGCATGCCGAAGATGGTGCTGCACACGCACGCCAGCTACGGCATGGGCCACGTGATTACCGGCAGGTACTGGCTGGACCTGACGCCGGAGGACCGGCACCTGACGCTGAGCGACACGGGGTGGGCCAAGTGCGCCTGGGGCAAGTTGTTCGGCCCGTGGAGTCAGGGGGCGTGCAACGTCGTCTATGACTTCCGGGGGCGCTTCGACGCGCCGAAGCTGCTGAAGGTGCTGGCGCATCAGAAGGTCACCACGTTCTGTGCGCCGCCCACCGCGTGGCGCGCGATGGTGTTGCAGGACTTGAAGTCCTTTGACCTGACGTCGCTGCGGCACACGGTGAGCGCGGGCGAGCCCCTCAACCCGGAGGTCATCGAGACGTGGAAGGCCGCCACGGGGCTGCACATCCGCGAGGGCTACGGACAGACGGAGACGGTGGTGCTGGTGGGGATGTTCCCGGCGGTGGAGCCGCGCATGGGCTCGATGGGCAAGCCCTCTCCAGGCTTCACGGTGAGCGTCATCGACGATGCGGGGCAGGAGGTGAAGGACGGGCAGGAGGGGGACATCGCCGTGCGCGTGGCGCCGGAGCGGCCGGTGGGGTTGTTCCAGGAGTATCTCGGGGACGCCGCCGCCAACGCGGCCTGCCGCCGAGGGGATTGGTACGTCACGGGCGACCGGGCGGTGCGCGACGCGGAGGGCTACTTCTGGTTCGTCGGGCGGGCGGATGACGTCATCAAGACGTCCGGTTACCGGGTGGGGCCGTTCGAGGTGGAGTCCGCGCTGCTGGAGCACGAGGCCGTGGCCGAGTCCGCGGTGATTGGGGTTCCGGACGAGAAGATTGGCCAGCGGGTGAAGGCGTTCGTGGTGCTGGCGCCGGGCTTCAAGCCTTCACAGGAGCTGGCGAAGGAGCTTCAGGAGCACGTGAAGCACACGACGGCGCCGTACAAGTACCCGCGCGACGTGGAGTTCGTCACGGAGCTCCCGAAGACAGTGAGCGGCAAGATTCGCCGCGCGGAGCTGCGCGCCACGCCGCCGAAGCCAGGGTGA